One genomic window of Actinoplanes lobatus includes the following:
- a CDS encoding PspC domain-containing protein — translation MNAVHDTLARQGLVRPLNGRMLAGVCAGLSRRFGLDPWIGRLLFVLILFVIPGSQILVYPLLWILMPAEKPAFSPTPTTF, via the coding sequence ATGAACGCCGTGCACGACACGCTCGCCCGACAGGGTCTCGTCCGCCCGCTGAACGGCCGGATGCTCGCCGGCGTGTGCGCGGGCCTGTCCCGCCGCTTCGGCCTCGACCCGTGGATCGGCCGGCTGCTGTTCGTGCTGATCCTCTTCGTCATCCCGGGCAGCCAGATCCTGGTCTACCCGCTGCTGTGGATCCTGATGCCGGCCGAGAAGCCCGCCTTCTCGCCCACCCCCACCACCTTCTGA
- a CDS encoding DJ-1/PfpI family protein translates to MAKILILTGDAAEDLEVMYPYQRLLEEGYEVHIAAPSAKKLQFVVHDFVDGFDTYTEKPGHAWPADLAFADVDPAGYAALVLPGGRAPEYIRNDDDCLRIVRHFAAADKPIAALCHGPLVLAAAGVLSGRTISAYPACAPDVRAAGATFADSAAQIDGVLVTGRAWPDHPAWMREFLTVLRAKAPLA, encoded by the coding sequence ATGGCAAAGATTCTGATCCTGACCGGTGACGCGGCGGAGGATCTGGAGGTGATGTACCCGTACCAGCGCCTCCTGGAGGAGGGGTACGAGGTGCACATCGCCGCCCCGTCGGCCAAGAAGCTCCAGTTCGTGGTGCACGACTTCGTGGACGGTTTCGACACGTACACGGAGAAGCCGGGCCACGCCTGGCCGGCCGACCTGGCCTTCGCCGACGTCGACCCGGCCGGCTACGCGGCGCTGGTGCTGCCCGGCGGCCGGGCGCCGGAGTACATCCGCAACGACGACGACTGCCTGCGGATCGTGCGGCACTTCGCCGCGGCCGACAAGCCGATCGCGGCCCTGTGCCACGGTCCGCTGGTGCTGGCCGCGGCGGGTGTGCTGAGCGGGCGGACGATCAGCGCCTACCCGGCCTGCGCCCCGGACGTGCGCGCGGCCGGGGCCACCTTCGCCGACAGCGCGGCACAGATCGACGGCGTGCTGGTCACCGGGCGGGCGTGGCCGGACCACCCGGCGTGGATGCGTGAGTTCCTCACCGTCCTGCGGGCCAAGGCGCCG